One genomic segment of Ctenopharyngodon idella isolate HZGC_01 chromosome 7, HZGC01, whole genome shotgun sequence includes these proteins:
- the her8a gene encoding hairy-related 8a, with translation MTASNMGNGPEKNFNAKEERKLRKPLIEKRRRERINSSLEQLKGIMVDAYNLDQSKLEKADVLEITVQHMENLQRGPGGSHSPGTGFESRQRYSSGYIQCMHEVHNLLLSCPGMDKTLGARLLNHLLKSLPHISTDAGSVGTPSPLPLSPTHSPLNLPSLQPHSLHLHTPPSPPTPSPPSSPTHSPRVPLIRERPREQPSPPRSPSPQSPAQSALPPFFPGADPSMWRPW, from the exons ATGACGGCCTCCAACATGGGCAACGGCCCGGAGAAGAACTTCAACGCAAAAGAAGAGCGAAAG CTGCGGAAACCCTTGATAGAGAAAAGACGCAGAGAGAGGATAAACTCAAGCCTCGAGCAACTAAAGGGTATAATGGTGGATGCCTACAATTTGGAT CAATCGAAATTGGAGAAGGCTGATGTTCTTGAGATAACAGTTCAGCACATGGAGAACCTTCAAAGAGGACCAG GTGGTAGTCACAGTCCAGGCACTGGGTTTGAGTCTCGACAAAGATACAGTAGCGGGTATATTCAATGCATGCATGAGGTGCACAACCTGCTCCTGAGCTGCCCTGGGATGGACAAGACTCTGGGTGCGCGTCTGCTAAACCACTTGCTGAAATCTCTTCCCCATATCAGCACTGATGCTGGTTCTGTTGGCACCCCTAGCCCTCTTCCTCTATCCCCGACCCATTCCCCTCTTAACCTGCCTTCCTTACAGCCTCATTCTCTCCACCTGCACACCCCTCCATCCCCTCCAACTCCTTCACCACCCTCCAGCCCCACTCACTCACCTAGAGTCCCACTGATTAGAGAGAGACCCCGAGAACAACCCTCTCCCCCCAGGTCTCCTTCCCCTCAGTCTCCAGCACAATCGGCCCTTCCCCCTTTCTTTCCAGGGGCCGATCCTTCCATGTGGAGGCCCTGGTGA
- the LOC127516013 gene encoding lysophosphatidic acid receptor 6 — translation MLNSTCCTCPHLERKNVVFVTVYSVVFIFGLTLNVTALVIFFRNSKSQSHTTTYMVHLAFADVLLVCMLPVRIYFHMESGDLPQKLCDFTGLIMLSNMYGSILLLTCISFDRCIAVCFPLSSRVREGRKKAWCMCLGIWILTIGTSLPIYFKKEQNNSTTEQTNVTCFGNFPSYATQTAALISTLIIGFGIPLTVMIISSWGLVRAISKSTAVQTSDLVDSGKIKRMIITNLAIFLFCFLPYHVMLVLLYAYKTTQTRCSLLTPYQYSLMVACLNAMLDPLAYYFTTETFQRKKMGVETTTVRKIWQTNSHSSDGNNRSRAPLTM, via the coding sequence ATGTTGAATTCTACATGTTGTACATGTCCGCATTTAGAACGCAAGAATGTGGTTTTTGTCACTGTGTATTCAGTGGTCTTCATATTTGGACTGACCCTCAACGTCACCGCACTTGTAATTTTTTTCCGCAATTCTAAATCACAGTCGCACACCACCACGTACATGGTTCACCTAGCCTTTGCTGATGTTCTTCTGGTTTGTATGCTTCCAGTGCGGATCTATTTCCACATGGAGTCGGGGGATCTGCCCCAGAAATTATGCGATTTTACCGGTCTCATAATGCTAAGTAACATGTATGGCAGCATCCTCCTCCTCACATGCATTAGCTTTGACCGTTGCATAGCAGTCTGCTTCCCGTTGTCTTCTCGAGTCCGTGAGGGCCGCAAGAAAGCATGGTGCATGTGTCTGGGAATCTGGATCCTAACAATCGGAACAAGCTTACCgatctattttaaaaaagaacagaACAATTCCACTACTGAGCAAACAAATGTCACGTGTTTCGGAAATTTTCCGAGCTATGCCACTCAAACAGCTGCTCTCATTTCCACGCTAATTATTGGGTTTGGGATCCCACTAACCGTTATGATTATCAGCTcatgggggctcgtccgggctATAAGTAAAAGCACGGCTGTCCAGACTAGTGACCTAGTAGACAGTGGAAAGATTAAAAGGATGATAATAACTAACTTGGCGAtctttctgttctgttttctgCCCTATCACGTTATGCTTGTGCTACTTTATGCCTATAAAACTACCCAGACCAGGTGTTCACTGTTAACCCCCTACCAGTACAGCCTCATGGTAGCTTGTCTGAATGCAATGCTCGACCCCCTGGCCTACTACTTCACAACAGAGAcgtttcaaagaaaaaaaatgggtgTTGAGACTACCACTGTACGCAAAATATGGCAAACAAACAGTCACAGCTCGGACGGAAACAACCGTTCGCGTGCCCCACTCACAATGTAA
- the tm4sf21b gene encoding transmembrane 4 L6 family member 5: MCTGKCAKFIGISLYPLALLSIICNIFLFFPDFQITYSKEDAEGFYRLTDEIKYMGGVVGGGILVLIPAIHIHSTGREGCCANRCGMFLSIIFAAIGVVGALYSGVIAVLGLVNGPVCLPEHGDWSRPFMNSTENYLGNPDIWDTCKEPENIVEFNIGLFVALLVAACLELLLCGFQVLNGLFGCICGTCNRKEVVA; this comes from the exons ATGTGTACAGGAAAGTGCGCTAAGTTTATTGGCATCAGCCTCTATCCGCTGGCACTGCTGTCCATCATCTGtaacatttttctgtttttccctGATTTTCAAATTACTTATTCCAAGGAGGATGCAGAGGGATTCTACCGTCTTACAGATGAGATCAAATACATGGGAGGCGTTGTTGGAGGAGGTATCTTG gTATTGATTCCTGCGATTCACATCCATAGCACTGGGAGAGAAGGCTGTTGTGCAAACCGCTGTGGG ATGTTCCTGTCCATTATCTTTGCTGCAATTGGTGTGGTTGGTGCTTTGTACAGTGGTGTTATAGCTGTGCTTGGTTTGGTTAATGGACCAGTTTGCTTGCCTGAACATGGTGATTGGAGCAGACCATTCATGAACAG CACTGAAAACTACTTGGGAAACCCTGACATTTGGGACACTTGCAAAGAACCAGAAAATATTGTGGAGTTCAACATTGGCCTGTTTGTCGCCCTGCTGGTGGCTGCTTGTTTAGAACTGCTGCTCTGTGGATTTCAGGTGCTCAACGGCCTCTTTGGATGCATCTGTGGTACATGCAATCGCAAAGAG GTCGTGGCATAA